The following coding sequences lie in one Tepidimicrobium xylanilyticum genomic window:
- a CDS encoding glutaredoxin domain-containing protein — protein sequence MDKIIVFGSKLCPDCEPARKYLAERNVEFLYLDITENLFYLKKFLKYRDERKEFDEIKKAGQIGIPCIVINDGERIIFDYKALKV from the coding sequence GTGGATAAGATTATAGTATTCGGTAGTAAGCTATGCCCAGATTGTGAGCCAGCAAGGAAATATCTTGCGGAAAGAAATGTTGAATTCCTATATTTAGATATTACGGAAAACTTATTCTATCTAAAGAAGTTTTTAAAATACAGAGATGAGAGAAAAGAATTTGATGAGATAAAAAAAGCAGGCCAGATAGGTATTCCTTGTATAGTTATAAATGATGGGGAAAGGATTATATTCGATTATAAGGCATTAAAAGTCTAG
- a CDS encoding class I SAM-dependent methyltransferase: MTTYNRIAEYWDRVFSKTDIGPITSKSVGHDDLDRSLDWLCEDSSSILDFGCGNGVLLFKCCLRGTKNHRGIDISEEGIKVARKIQKDSEIGNFTFTVGGVEVLESVISDSFDGVILSNIIDNLIPSDAIKVLKEVKRILKIDGKVLIKLNPYLTDEQIKEWDIKIIERNLLDDGLYLWNLPTEDWTKLLEKYFSIVEYKDIYFPEHEQYNRLFLLCNNKKGEKLLKYA; encoded by the coding sequence ATGACAACATATAATAGAATTGCAGAATACTGGGATAGAGTATTTAGTAAGACCGATATAGGTCCTATTACATCAAAAAGCGTAGGCCACGATGATTTAGACAGATCATTAGATTGGCTTTGTGAGGATTCAAGTTCTATTCTCGATTTTGGCTGTGGAAATGGTGTTTTGTTATTTAAATGCTGTTTAAGAGGAACAAAAAATCATAGAGGTATTGATATTTCAGAGGAAGGTATTAAAGTTGCTCGGAAGATTCAAAAGGATAGCGAAATAGGGAATTTTACTTTTACTGTGGGTGGAGTTGAAGTGTTGGAATCTGTTATCAGCGATTCATTTGATGGTGTTATTCTTTCTAATATAATTGATAACTTAATTCCATCAGATGCTATCAAAGTATTAAAAGAGGTAAAACGTATTCTTAAAATAGATGGTAAAGTGTTAATAAAATTGAACCCTTACCTTACTGATGAACAAATTAAAGAATGGGATATAAAGATTATAGAGAGGAACTTATTGGATGATGGGTTATATTTATGGAATTTACCTACTGAGGATTGGACTAAATTATTAGAAAAATATTTTAGCATTGTAGAATATAAAGATATTTATTTTCCTGAACATGAACAATACAATAGATTATTTTTACTTTGTAATAATAAAAAAGGAGAAAAACTATTGAAATATGCCTGA